Genomic segment of Meles meles chromosome 17, mMelMel3.1 paternal haplotype, whole genome shotgun sequence:
TGGCGAGCTGCGCGGGTGTAAAAATAGGTCAGcatgttttcttccctctcttttaaagagaggaagtgtgtgtgtgtgtgtgtgtgtgtgtgtgtgtgtgtgtgtgttttccaacaTCCCACCAGTCAAAAACAGCTGAAGCAATTTTAGCtcactttttcccccaaaagattcACTTCAAGACTGACTCAGATCATAGAACACTTCAAGgaaatttttttccatgaaaatgaAGTGCAATTAATGAGAAGGGAGCTCGTGGGAGAGAGAATTCTTCAGTGTTCGCTAAAATGCCTGTTCCCTCCAAATCCAGATTATTAGCAGAAGTGAACGTTTCTTTCCATGACAAATCTACATGGCTTAATTTTCCCAACTGAAATtttaaacaagatgaaatcacATACATACTATGTTGCTTGACGGGACCGATGAAGAAAGTTCCACCCAAACACATAGAACGAAGTGTTGGTGCAGCCAAGAGCCCAGCAGTGTGGCCAAGAGCCCATCCACCTTGGGCTGGGAGGGGAAGGCGGAGAGGTGTCCATGCAGCTCAAATGCTTTTTATTGACACAGGGAAAAAACCAGGTTTGCAAGACTGAGGTTTATCCTTTTTCTCCCAAGTTCAGGCACGTCCTGTGGCTATAGCCCTGGGTGTCGTGGAGAAGCTCCTGAGCCTGcatcccaccctcctcccctctccacgCTGTGCACACCCCTGTTTGTACCCGACCCCAACCAGGATCCTCCCCTTGCTCCTTGGTCCTCAGCTCCCCACCACCAGCACATCAACGCATCAAGGCTCTTCCATCTTACAGCAGACCCAAATCCTTTTCTTAACCACCTTACTTCCTAAATACCTGTCTTTTCTGCCCTCCCCAGCCAAGCTGCTTCCAAAAGAAGTCTACACTTGCTGTCTCCACTAGCCATTCCAGCACTAGTCATTCCCCCAAATTCCCCAAACAACTGCCCTCTGCTTCCTGACACTGCTCTGAGTGCATCAGTGAACTTCACGAGATAAGCCATGTCCTTTCTTATGGGATTTCCACTTAGCATTTGACAGTGACCATCTGtgtgtccatccacccatccatccacccacctacccacccttccatccatccatccaaccatccatctatccctccatccttccacatccatctgtccatctagccatccacccacccatccttccatccatccattcttccatccatccatccttccatccatccatccacccatccttccatctgcccatccatcctcccacccacccatccaccttGGAGGACAGCAGGTACAGGGGGAGGTTTCTCTGAATGTCCTTGTCTGCCTGAGGATGGATCCTCCAAAGGACCACAGGTGTCACAGACCACATCCTGGGAAGACTGACTGGGTTACAGGACAGGGGGTGGAATACTGTCGACCCTGGGCAGACTTGTCATGGCTGTCATTCTGGTCCGGTCCCTGTCCTACACATTACGTCCCCCCTAGGAGGCCTGCATCCCCCCTTCCCGCCTAGGCAGGAACTCTGCACCGCCTCGGGAGTTACTCATATGCCCTGGACATCTCTGCGTCAACAATTGCACCTGTCCGTCTCTCATTACAAGGGTCTCCTCTGGGAACTCAGAAGGTGGGAGGGACGTTTGTTTTCCTTCCCTAGGGGGCATATGTGGTCCCTCCTGGATGGGGTCTACCTCCCAGCCTTTGCCCTAACCCTCCATCTGCTGCCACTTTTGGCAGCCCCCGCAGCCGAGAACCACTGCTTCCCACCAGCCGCCGTGTGTCCTGCTGCTAAGAATGTCAGGTGCTGAGGCTCCTCATGTCTGAGAGACCCAGGGTCCCTTCTCCCGTGAGGGCATCTGGGCCGGAGAAGGCACTGAGGCTCGCCAGGGGGTGTGGGATCAGAAAGGGACCTCGGAGAACTTCTTGACaccacggggcgggggggggggggcgggggggggcggcgtgTGTGGCAGGAAGAGCATGGGCTCAGCCACACTCACCCATTGCATCTGCCGagtcagggagcctgttttcatAGTTAACACTGAACAACCAGGATGCATTATACAGTTGTCCCATGTATTACTGGTTCATCAGATAACACAGTCGGCAGCATCTCAAATGCGATGGcattatttcactttcatttttatacCCAGCCCAGAATGTCATTGACAGGGGCAGTCCTGGGATGAAGTACGTTGTTGCCTGGCTTTGCTGGGATGATGGAGGTTCTGCCAACTGAGTTGAGCTGAGGCGGTGGTGGGGACCTTTGAGATGCCCTGAAGCTTAGTCTGTCCTTACCTCCGAAGTGCATGTGGAGAGGCTGACCCTGGTGGTGACAGGTGGCAGGTCTGCTCCCAGGCTCCGGGGCCCTCACATGCGATGGCTGAGACACGGTGCGGGAATGGGGATCCAGGCCACTCTGCAGCAGTCTGGGGACAACCCTGCAGCTCTCTGAATGGGCCCTACAGTGGCAGAGAACGTGGAGTGATTGAAGGAGACCCTGCACCCTACCTACCATTCTCTTTAGGGGTGTCCTGTATAATGGGTTACACACGAACCCTGTAGGGTTTGCTTCTTGAGGGGTAGGACCATTAGTACTAAGCCTGCCAGCATCAAAGTCAAATTTTTACACATCAGCTGCTTTAAACACAGGTCAGATGAGTAGATCTATAACCACTTAAAGTCTGCCTGCCTTGCATAACCCATAACTCACAAAACTACACCCAACAGCTGCCGGCCATcgatcttgggaccctgggaccacaggAGGCCCCAGACCGCTGCTGCCCTTTGGAGCTCTCTGTGCAAAGACCCAGCCCAGACATGAAGGCCCTCTGCCCCTGTGGCCTCACTGTCTCTGGAAGGTCAGCTGGGGCAGGCCTGGGCCTCCTGGGGAACCGGCCAGGCACCACTAGAAACCTAGCTTGTTGTTCGCGGCTGCCATCTAGCGGTCACGTCTGCTTCCTCCATCCGCCTGTACTCCCCCACAGGTATGGAAAAGCAGTTACAGCTCATCGTAAGCCTCCACCTAGCTTCACTGGGGTCTGCATTGTGAGGGTGAAGCAGGGTGGCTAAGAACATTGTTGAAATACCACTGTTTTTCCTGACATAATGTGAGGGTCCATCCTCAGATGCGCAGGAGGTTCTAAGATGGAGGAAAGAGCACAGCTTCCTCACTGCAAACATAAGCACGTTTCAGACCTCAGATGGGAGCGGGGAGCACGCGCGTCTCACTGGTTTTGTTGCCGGCCCCGTGGGCTGGTCCCTGACAGTCCCAAAGGGGCCTCCATGCTCAGGAGGAAGACCCCGCCGTCCCTGGCAGCAGACACCGCCCCACAGGGACTGTCTGTCTCAGGAGACTCAACAGCAGAACTAGTGAAGACCCGCAGGGTCGCCCCACCCGAGCAAGACGCCAAACATGATAAAACCCTGCTCTTCACCCCATAAAACAAGTGAGGAAACGTAATCTCAGAGGAGTTTGCCAATTCGCTCCGGAGTCACGGATCGAGTTCAGGCCCCACGTGGGATTGAACAGAAGAGTCTGGAAGACCCCAGTGTGGACAGCTTACCAGCTGAGTGGGCCGGTGTGGACGACTTATCAGCTGAGCGGGTCGCTCATCCTTCATGGGTCTGTATTTCGTCCCGTGAAAGCGTGGAAGATGGTGCAGTGCTTGAGGCCGTGTGCAGGGGTATGCCCACCCACCGCCTGCTTTCGGGGCCTCCAGCAAGGAGCCCGGACGCAGCAGGTGCAGGCGGGTAGCGGACATGGCCCCCAACAGCCTTTCCCGCCTTCACCCTTGGCCACCCGGCTCCTGATTGTGCTGGTGCTCACCACGAGGGTCCGCAGGGAAAAGCAGGTGGGAGGCCAGGTGCCAcaggccagggctgtggggccaGCAGAGCCTCCTGCCCTTGGCAGCCATGAAAGCCATTCTGGAAAGTGCCGGATGGACACTACCCTGCAACCCCTTCACCCCGGGTAGTTACCCCAGAGCAATGGGAGCAGGTGCAAAGAGCCGTGAAGGACCAGCTGCACCTGCTCCAGGCGCAGCAGCCCCGTTCCGTGGGGGAGGGCGAGCCTCCGTGGGAGACACGGCAGATGCCTGCTGGTGACCCCATCAAACACAGGAAGAGGAGCAAACTGCTCAATGTCCAGCCAGGTACAGGGGGTTAATTGAATGACTGTACTTATGTGAAGTTCTAGAAGGCTCCACTCACCCATGTTGGCAGGATCCCTGGCCCCGGCTGGCTGTGTTGGGGCGAAGGGCAGGTTctacaggggaggggcaggagggagttCTCAAGGTGACGGAAACACTCCCTGTCTTGGCTGAGGAAGAGCTCACATCTGGGCAGATGTGTATACAAACCCATCGACGTGTACACGTGGGATCCATGTTCATGTTAGAGAACAACCCACAGGTTTCCGTCTCAAATAACGGGCTGGTTTTCCAGGAGCGCAAGGATGGGCGTCCAGCCTCACAGAGCTCAGAGAGTGGGTGGCCTGTGCGCTCCCCGTGCCCCACCCGGCCTTGACACATAGTTATTTTGTGCTGGAACCATGCTCCTTGTTTCTTCTAattgggaggtggtggggggggtcaATGATAAAAACCCCCTAACCTGGGGCTCCAAGCAGTTCAACAGCACCCAGCTGGCTGGATGCCACGAGCAGAGTGCTTTCCGCGGTGGCGTCCTCGGAGGATGCTCGCTGGGGACGCAGCCCTGGCTCATCTAGGGGCTGCACCTGTGCCGGCCAACAGCACAccagactctctccttttctttgacTCCTGTGCCTCATGGTCTTCCTTAGAAGCACGTGGTGACTCCAGGCCCTCTTTCCAAAAAGTCCTCTTGTTTATAATGGCCCGGCACACAGAAACCCTGGTGACTTATTTTTGCAAACCTCTCCAGGCTTGGCACGACCTGAGGCCTGGACAACACTGGACCTATAACACAGCAGCATCAGGGAAGAGCCTGAACCAGTGATGGCCAAGGTCATCGGAAACCACGAACGCAGCCTCAAGGGTTAAGTCCTCAGGGCTGCTCCAGCGGCAAGCCTGGGTCAGGGCAGCGGGAAAACTCCAAGAGATCACCTGcttcctgcagggcctggggccccaGTGAGACATGGTGTCACTGAGATTTATCATGTCTCAGGGAGGTGACCTTTCTGGGGAGGCGAAGTGCCTGCCCTCAGAAAACAAACACTATCTCCAGCTCAAAGTCAGGAATGGGGCCACCTTGTCCAGGTAACCCCGACCACAGCGCCAAGCAGGTCCTGCAAATTCCTTGCATGGTCTGTCCGTAGCACTCGCATCTCCAGCTTCGCTCGGGGTCCCCATGGAAGCAGCAGGACTTCCACAGACAGTCACTGTTCGCTTGTCACAGTCCCAACATGATGCAACCAGcccttccttctccagctcttGTGAAGCGACACTTAGAAAAATGGCCTGGAGCAGAATTCTAACTGTTGGGTCTGCTGATGGGAGGGAAGGCAAATGAAAAGGTTGTAAAAATGTTTGGGGTCTTTGCCAGAGAAGAGAAATTCAGGAATAAAGAGTGGCCTGTCAAGTTCAACAGTGGCCGGGATATCTGTGGTGAACAGCTCCCCATTAACTATGACAGAAACATCAAAAAGGTGCTTTCTAAATGTGTTTCATTAGGAAAATTACTGCTATTAGGGTTTTTGAGTCAGAGGATTAGGAAGGGTTGTGAAATGGACTCCATCCTCCTGTTCCAGCCTACCGCTCCCACAGATACACTCACCCCTGTCCTTCCACAGGTCTGATCTGGCTTAGAAAACAGTCATGGGGACAGTCCCCCAAAGCAAGGGGGTACCTGGGCTAGCACTGCCCCCAAGTCCCCCGCCCCACCAGGACAAGGGAATGCCCTTCCAGCGGTCCTGATGTAAGACCAGGTTCCTGCGGCGCGGGGAGAAGCATGACAACCCCACGGGGGCAGGAAGATTTGTCCCAGGTCAGTAGCCTTTTACCATCTTCCTGATTCCTGGTCACAACCGTTCCTACAGCAGAGCCTTCATGTGGTGGGTGTTTTGTCACTGCATTTCCTAGTACAACGCTCACAagaagctgcttctctctctcttccttcatctTGCGTCATCCCACCTTTCCATCACCCCAACTCTccatcaccccaccccaccatccCCCTCATCCCTCCATGCCCCACGCCTCTACCCCCATCCCCTAATTCCCCACTCCTCCATCCCCATCAGCCTATCCCCCAACACCATCATCCCTCAGAAATCCTATCCCTCCACCCctttctctcccatcccccatccccctcatCCCTTCACCCCCCATCCTCCACACCCTCATcctatccctctacccctccatccccccaccctccatcccaTCTCTCCATCACCCCATTCCTCCATCACACCATCCAtcatccctccatccccccatctaatctctccctctcctcattcTAGTCCGACCCCTGGTTACTCATAGAGGCTAAGACCATCCCCCTACCCAGGAGTCCCACACCATGCTGCATGGTTTGAAATGAGCCTCTGGCTCCTGGCCCTTCTGCTCTccgcccagcacccagcacctcCCAGGAGCTGGGCTTCCCAGCACACTTTAAGCATGTGCTATGGATCAGGATACAGTGATGAATAAGACAACGTCCCTGCCATCAGTGGCTCGCTGTCTGGGCCAGTGACAAAAATCTGTAGGGTTACAGGAAAGGGCAGTTGTGCTAGGAAATTCACCAAGCAGAtaaggaggaagacagagagaaggaattcCTTCCCAAAACCATTCGTGGTCTCTGAGAGCCAGTGAGGGTGGGACACAGAAGAAAGGTCTTCCCACGGAGCTTATAGTCCAGAGGGGTGAGTGGCCAGACAGGCTCATGGCTCTCACAGGAAATCACAAGTGCTTGTCTTAGAAGAACAGGTTAGGTGCTGAGAATTTAAGAGCATTCTGGGTTGGAGGCCTCCCAGGAGGCTGGGTGGGTGGGGTTTTGAAGAACACAAAGGATGGATGGGCAGAGCTGGGAGAACTTTCCAGAAGGAAGAGGTGGAGGGTcgagggaggggagggatgttCCAGAGGAGTCAGGGCCAGGGGACAGGAGAGACATTTTGGGATGCTGGGCCCCTGGCCTAAGGGCGCCCCTCAAACGTGGCAGCCGAGCTGGGGCTGTTGGGCTTAGGGGGCTGTGGGTAAAGCCACAGACAATATTCTGGCACACCTTCCTCggtttaaattttcttaatacttctgcaaaaaaacatttctgtgggtggctcagtgggttgaggcctctgccttcgactaaggtcatgatcccagggtcctgggatcaagccccacatcgggctctctgctcagcagggagcctgcttccccctctctctctgcctgcctctctgcctacttgtgatctctgtctgtcaaataaataaacaaaatctttaaaaaataataaaaataaaaaataaaataaacatacaaaaagaatgcaaaatataCAGAGACTTCTTGTaagattttaagataaaaaaaaatacaacttcagGGAAGTTTTGACTTCCTCCAGAAGGCCCTTGGGGCCAGCAAGGTAACTAAGGAGAAGATCTGAGAAGGCTGAGGTCCTTGGTAGATAGCACCTGGCCCGCAGATAAAAaagcaggcccagagagggggtaTCGTGCTCGAGGTCACACAGTGCCTGAGCAGCAGAATCAGGCCTGGAACCAGGCTCCCCGTGTAGCACAGTGGATGAGCGGGgtgtgggagagaaggaaggggaacaCAGGCCACGTGTGAAGAAGAAGAGCTCATGAGGAACAGGGAGAGTGCTATGGTCTCGACAAGATCCAGGTCCTCTcctgctggcttctgtggggacaGTGCTTATCTCAGACAGAGCAGGACCAGCAACCAGCAGCAGCATCGTCCCCGCGGTGGAAGCAGGAAACACACCCTCTTTTCCATTCTTCCTCCTCAGTGTTGCTCTGCAGAGCACAGGGCACCCCTTGCTAACTGAGCGAGCACCAGAGAAAGGCTCTCGCCACCGGGACTGCCTCTCCTCATGCCTTTCTCATGACGAAGGTGTGTCCTGCGGTCGGTGAGTCTGGAGAGAACAGGATTCCTTTCCATTTCCGGGTCAGTGAGACCAGGCATTATGTGGCTATTAGAATTCAGAGCTATGTTGTTTTCctagtaggaaaaaaacaaaaacaaaaacacctccaAAACAGGACCCCAAAACAATAAGAGTTATCTGTGGCGTGAGATTAGGGGGAAATGCTCTTTACTAGGAGACGGTCACCACAGCCTGCAGCTGGATGCTCCCATCCCTAATggtgtccttctctctcttcagAATGTGCTGGGAGAGTGTGTGAAGGAACCAGCCCACGTCCTGGAGGTCCTCGGGCCACCTCAGGTAGTGCCGTTTCCGCACAAACCCCGCGATGCCCCGGTGCTTCATCAGCTGGTACTGGGACAGGGACCCAACGACCACCAGGATGAGGGCGCCGTCTGCATCAGACACACACCTGCTCTGGGCATGAGCGAAGGCTTCCAGGCACCACCCATCCCGGAGGAAGTGTCTGCTCACAAGGCAGACCACCTTCCTGCTGCCCCACACGGCGTCCTGGATGTTGGCAATGTGCTCCCGCCCCGGGACGAAGTCTCTTTCTTCAAAGCACAGGTTGAATCTGTTCTGGGCGCTATACTGAGCATCCAGGTGTCTGAGCAGTGCCCGCTGCACCCACTCAAAGTCTCTGCTGCTGAAGCAGAAGTAGGCATCATATCTGTATGGCTCGGACTCGTGGCACTCGGACTGGACCATGGACAGCAGTCTGCAGGCCGCCCTGTAGCAGACGAAACAAAGGCCCCGGAGCTTGGTGGAAACAAAGACTGTCACGAGGAACAGAGTCAGGGTCACCGTGGAGGAGATGAAAAGAGACAACCGTAGGGCCTTCAAGACCTCCTCTTCATCACAGTCCTCCATGGAGACAGAGGAGAGGGGGGTCCCTGAGAGCGCGTTGGGGTACATGCAGGAGATGTCTGCACCAGACCCAAGCACGGTGACGTTGGTCTGGTTGAGCCAAGCAACGAGAGAACGGAGGTCACACTCACAGATGAACTTGTTGTGTGTTATGTCCACGGCGGTGAGGGACGCCAGCAGGTCGGGGTCCAGGGACAGGAGCTGGTTTCTGGACACATCCAGCACCTCCAGGTTGGAAGGCAGGTCGCCAGGAGCGAGCGCCGTCAGCCTGTTGGAGCTGAGGTCGAGGCCCCTCAGCGAGCTGAGATCGCCAAGGGCGCCCGGCGGGAGAAAGGTCAGGTAGTTATTGTTCAGATACAGGACCCGGAGCCGTGAAAGCCCCTTGAACACATCCCAGCAGAAGCCGGTTTCCCAGGCAAGCTGCAACATGTTTCCTCCGAGGAAAAGTGTTTCCAGGCTGAGGCTCCCTGCCGGGCCGCGAGCTCGGCTACAAGAAGAAAAGCGGTTTTGATTCAGAATGAGGACCTGGAGGTCAGGGACCTGGAGGAGGAAGTAGAGATCATCCAGATCCTCCAGCCTGTTCTCTGACAAGTGGATGAAGTTGGCTTTAAGCTCCACGTCTGGCAAGGCCGCCAGCTTGTTGCTACCCAAGAAGATAGTGTCTAGGCTTGGCAGGAAAGAGATTGTTTTAAGAGCATTGTCCCGCAGATCCAAGGTCTGTAACGTTTTCAGGAACCTGAAGGTCTGGGTCTGAATGATCCCAATATGATTGTTTTGGAGATCAATATAGGCTACCTGTCGGAGTCCGGAGAAATCGGAATCATAAAGCTCCCCCAGAAGGTTGTAGGACATGTTGAGAACCTGGAGGCTGTCGAGGCCATAAAACGCTTCTTCTGCAATCCTGTTGATCTTGTTGTGGGCCAGCTGCAGGAGCTTCAAGTCTTTGAGGGCCTCAAAGACTCGGAAGTTCAGGGAGAAGATGAAGCCATAGGACAGGTCCAGCCACAGCAGAGTGCTCCTGGCCAGGCCAGCGAACGTGTCCCGGTTGGGGTCCCTGATGTTCTGAAAGCCAAACCCAGGCCCCATAATGTGGTGAGCCAGCACCAGGGAGGCGATCTGGCTCCCACTGACGGCCCTGCTGAAGTTGCCCGTGATGTCTGCGGTCCAACCATTGCCAGAAACGTCCAGGGTCTCCAGGACCATGTTTTTGAATGGGTTCATGCACGTGCCCCAGTCCATGGAGCCCCTGCTGTACAGCCGATTGGCAGCGAGGTTTAACAGCGAGAGCGTTTTCCCTTGCAGCGGCTGAAGCTCATGTTCACACACGACAGGTATCTGGTTGAGGGAAAAATCAATGGACTTCAGGGAATTTAATTCCCAGAATGAAGGGTGAAGGTTAAGGCTATGAATTTGATTTTTGGACAGGTCCAGGTGAGACAAAGACTCCAAATTTCTGAAATAACCATCTTTTAATATCTTATCAGACAGACCACAGTGGAAGAGTCTAAGTTCCTGCAGGCGGAACAGCCCCTGGAAAGCGTCGGGATGCAGGAAATCCACCTGACTCTTGCCCAGGTCCAAGACCCTGAGGTTGGGCAGGTTTCTGAAGGCCTCTCTGCCGATGGTAAAGGGGGTAAACTGGGTCCCGAGCTCCAGAAGCTGCAGCTGCTCCAGGAAGGGGAAGGACGTGGTTGTCACAGTCCGGATGTAGTTGAAGCTGAGCAGGAGGATCTGGGTGGTGTTGGGGATCGGCGGCACCTGGGTTAGGTTGCAGGAGCGATACAAGGCCCTCTGGCCATCAGAGGCGCAGGAAGGAATTGTTAGCACAGGGCCGGCCATGAGCATTACCCCCAACAGAAGGTCCAGGTGGCCTCCCATGATcctgtggggaaggaggcaggatgaAAACACAGCCGTC
This window contains:
- the TLR5 gene encoding toll-like receptor 5 translates to MGGHLDLLLGVMLMAGPVLTIPSCASDGQRALYRSCNLTQVPPIPNTTQILLLSFNYIRTVTTTSFPFLEQLQLLELGTQFTPFTIGREAFRNLPNLRVLDLGKSQVDFLHPDAFQGLFRLQELRLFHCGLSDKILKDGYFRNLESLSHLDLSKNQIHSLNLHPSFWELNSLKSIDFSLNQIPVVCEHELQPLQGKTLSLLNLAANRLYSRGSMDWGTCMNPFKNMVLETLDVSGNGWTADITGNFSRAVSGSQIASLVLAHHIMGPGFGFQNIRDPNRDTFAGLARSTLLWLDLSYGFIFSLNFRVFEALKDLKLLQLAHNKINRIAEEAFYGLDSLQVLNMSYNLLGELYDSDFSGLRQVAYIDLQNNHIGIIQTQTFRFLKTLQTLDLRDNALKTISFLPSLDTIFLGSNKLAALPDVELKANFIHLSENRLEDLDDLYFLLQVPDLQVLILNQNRFSSCSRARGPAGSLSLETLFLGGNMLQLAWETGFCWDVFKGLSRLRVLYLNNNYLTFLPPGALGDLSSLRGLDLSSNRLTALAPGDLPSNLEVLDVSRNQLLSLDPDLLASLTAVDITHNKFICECDLRSLVAWLNQTNVTVLGSGADISCMYPNALSGTPLSSVSMEDCDEEEVLKALRLSLFISSTVTLTLFLVTVFVSTKLRGLCFVCYRAACRLLSMVQSECHESEPYRYDAYFCFSSRDFEWVQRALLRHLDAQYSAQNRFNLCFEERDFVPGREHIANIQDAVWGSRKVVCLVSRHFLRDGWCLEAFAHAQSRCVSDADGALILVVVGSLSQYQLMKHRGIAGFVRKRHYLRWPEDLQDVGWFLHTLSQHILKREKDTIRDGSIQLQAVVTVS